One genomic segment of Peribacillus sp. FSL H8-0477 includes these proteins:
- a CDS encoding DUF4097 family beta strand repeat-containing protein has protein sequence MKKTIIAAVIVLTVGIIGLMITVVSAGNPFNTVETNKQSKVPMEGIQHIAVSGADVDIVLNEQESSEEIKVALKGKMNKSIQDKYKLKVKKNGDTLDVSIENDSFQFFVINSSYLEILLPSEVYQSVTATTSSGDITSNGITANKISVKSSSGDISTKNNKIEEIYVVESSSGDILSVNDQSQQTTLTSSSGDVSTSALDSLNTEVASQSGDIFLKKGSGNLLLKSSSGDIHVKGDPEEIKVESKSGDISIESDELKDNVDISSSSGDVSLHYSKKPKSFKLTYQGNSGDGIVLLKGVKYDVKSENALSGQIGGGKHLIKVKTESGDFVLQ, from the coding sequence ATGAAAAAGACGATAATCGCAGCAGTGATTGTATTGACAGTAGGCATTATTGGGTTGATGATCACTGTAGTGTCAGCAGGGAATCCATTTAACACGGTGGAAACCAATAAACAGAGCAAAGTACCGATGGAGGGGATTCAACATATAGCTGTTTCAGGAGCGGATGTTGATATTGTCCTTAATGAGCAGGAATCATCAGAGGAAATTAAGGTCGCTCTCAAAGGGAAAATGAATAAAAGCATTCAAGATAAATATAAGCTGAAGGTAAAGAAAAACGGTGACACGTTGGATGTTTCGATAGAAAATGACTCTTTTCAATTCTTTGTTATCAACTCTTCATATCTAGAAATTTTACTGCCCAGTGAAGTGTATCAGTCAGTGACCGCAACGACATCATCAGGAGATATAACAAGCAACGGGATTACTGCAAATAAAATTTCCGTTAAAAGCAGTTCAGGAGATATTAGTACTAAAAACAATAAAATTGAAGAGATATATGTAGTTGAATCCTCAAGTGGTGATATTCTGAGTGTTAATGATCAAAGTCAACAAACAACCCTCACGTCAAGCAGTGGGGATGTGAGCACTTCCGCTTTAGATTCATTAAATACAGAGGTTGCTTCACAGTCAGGAGATATATTCTTGAAGAAAGGATCCGGGAATCTTCTTCTTAAAAGTAGTTCAGGAGATATCCACGTCAAGGGAGATCCTGAAGAGATTAAGGTTGAATCAAAGTCAGGAGATATCTCAATTGAAAGTGATGAGTTAAAAGACAATGTCGATATCAGCTCTTCAAGTGGTGATGTTAGTCTTCATTATAGTAAGAAACCGAAATCCTTTAAATTGACCTATCAAGGCAATTCGGGCGATGGAATTGTTCTATTAAAAGGGGTTAAATATGATGTGAAGTCTGAAAATGCTCTATCCGGGCAGATAGGCGGAGGAAAGCACTTGATAAAAGTAAAGACTGAATCTGGTGATTTTGTGTTACAATAA
- the megL gene encoding methionine gamma-lyase, with the protein MGENYKHIETAVIHEGYDSKQHLGSLAAPIFQTSTFVFDTAEQGERRFAGEEEGYIYSRLGNPTVKALEDRIAVLEGAEAGLAFASGMAAVSAVLLALTKANDHIICSQGLYGCTFGLLKLMKEKYNIEHDFCEMKTADELEAIIRPETTCIYIETPINPTMKMIDLELVAAVAHKHGIPVVVDNTFSTPYLQRPLEHGCDIVLHSATKYICGHGDVIAGLAAGKQDLISQVAKSTLKDIGGILSPFDAWLLLRGLKTLPVRMDRHSENAEKIFQMLKKEPMIERVYYPGDTEHPDYLIKEKQMKQGGGLISFEVKGTKADAQRLLNELKLIKIAVSLGDAETLIQHPATMTHAVVPEQSRLEMGITDQLVRLSVGLENWEDLWADLKRALTAVEMN; encoded by the coding sequence ATGGGGGAGAACTACAAGCATATTGAAACAGCTGTTATTCATGAAGGCTATGATTCTAAACAGCATCTAGGGAGTTTGGCAGCACCGATTTTTCAAACGTCAACATTTGTTTTTGATACGGCAGAGCAGGGGGAACGTCGATTTGCCGGTGAGGAGGAAGGCTATATTTATTCACGGCTGGGAAACCCTACCGTTAAAGCTCTTGAGGATAGAATAGCTGTGTTAGAAGGAGCAGAAGCAGGCCTTGCATTTGCCTCGGGAATGGCTGCTGTTTCCGCTGTACTACTCGCATTGACCAAAGCGAATGATCATATTATTTGTTCCCAAGGCTTGTATGGCTGTACGTTTGGTTTATTAAAATTAATGAAGGAAAAATATAATATTGAACATGATTTTTGCGAAATGAAAACGGCAGACGAACTGGAAGCAATCATTAGACCGGAAACGACCTGTATATATATTGAAACACCGATTAATCCTACAATGAAAATGATAGATCTTGAGCTGGTGGCTGCTGTAGCCCATAAGCACGGGATACCGGTAGTTGTTGATAACACCTTTTCTACCCCCTATCTGCAAAGGCCTCTTGAACATGGGTGCGATATCGTGCTTCATAGTGCCACAAAGTATATTTGCGGCCATGGGGATGTGATTGCGGGATTGGCGGCTGGGAAGCAGGACTTAATCAGTCAGGTGGCAAAGTCGACACTTAAAGATATAGGCGGTATCTTATCTCCATTTGATGCATGGCTTTTACTAAGAGGGTTAAAGACACTGCCAGTAAGGATGGATCGACATTCAGAAAATGCGGAGAAAATTTTTCAGATGCTAAAAAAAGAGCCCATGATTGAACGGGTCTACTACCCTGGTGATACGGAGCATCCTGATTATTTAATTAAGGAAAAACAAATGAAGCAAGGCGGTGGACTGATTTCATTTGAAGTCAAGGGAACAAAAGCCGACGCACAAAGACTCCTTAATGAATTAAAATTAATTAAAATTGCTGTAAGTCTGGGTGATGCCGAAACCTTGATTCAGCATCCGGCAACCATGACACATGCAGTTGTTCCCGAGCAATCACGGCTTGAGATGGGGATTACCGACCAGTTAGTCCGTCTTTCTGTCGGGCTGGAGAACTGGGAAGATCTTTGGGCCGATTTAAAGAGGGCGTTGACAGCTGTTGAAATGAATTGA
- a CDS encoding NADP-dependent oxidoreductase, with product MNTSTQTEIHLANRPSGMPSDKDFDFVTRAIPTPNDKEVLVRTLYLSVDPYMRGRMQDAKSYIAPFKLHEAIVGGTIAQVVQSNSSQFKKGDIVIGNLKWAEYSVASEKEIRVIDPSAAPITTHLGILGLTGLTAYFGLLDIGKPQKGEVVVVSGAAGAVGSAVGQIAKIKGAHVVGIAGSDEKIRYLKEELGFDEAVNYKSAHLQEELAKACPNGVDVYFDNVGGEVTDAVFTLLNRNARIPLCGAISSYNAEGKDLGPRLQSAMIKTSSLMKGFTLGDYSSQFKEGSTQLIQWFQEGKLKYEETIVEGFEKTPEAFLGLFKGNNLGKQLVKVADQEN from the coding sequence ATGAATACATCTACCCAAACCGAGATACACTTAGCTAATCGTCCAAGCGGTATGCCTTCTGATAAAGATTTTGATTTTGTTACACGAGCGATTCCAACACCAAATGATAAGGAAGTATTAGTTCGGACGCTCTACTTATCCGTTGATCCCTATATGCGTGGGAGAATGCAAGATGCAAAATCCTACATTGCACCCTTCAAGCTTCACGAAGCAATCGTCGGAGGTACAATTGCCCAGGTCGTTCAATCGAATTCATCCCAATTTAAAAAGGGCGATATCGTAATTGGAAATCTCAAATGGGCAGAATACTCAGTTGCCAGTGAAAAGGAAATACGGGTAATCGACCCATCAGCCGCACCCATTACAACACATTTAGGGATTCTTGGATTAACTGGTCTAACGGCTTATTTTGGTTTGTTAGACATTGGGAAACCGCAAAAAGGTGAAGTCGTGGTCGTTTCTGGAGCTGCTGGTGCAGTCGGTTCAGCAGTGGGACAGATTGCGAAAATTAAAGGGGCTCATGTTGTTGGAATTGCCGGAAGTGATGAGAAAATACGTTATTTAAAAGAGGAACTTGGTTTTGATGAAGCAGTAAATTATAAATCCGCTCACCTACAAGAGGAACTCGCTAAAGCTTGTCCAAATGGTGTCGATGTTTATTTCGACAATGTCGGCGGAGAAGTGACTGATGCTGTTTTCACTCTTTTAAATAGGAACGCTCGTATTCCCTTATGCGGAGCCATCTCTTCATATAATGCCGAAGGAAAAGATTTAGGCCCGCGTTTGCAATCAGCTATGATCAAAACTAGCTCTCTAATGAAGGGCTTTACACTTGGAGACTACTCTTCCCAATTTAAAGAAGGCAGTACCCAGCTTATTCAGTGGTTCCAAGAAGGTAAGCTAAAATATGAAGAAACCATCGTAGAAGGATTCGAAAAAACACCAGAAGCCTTCCTCGGTTTATTCAAAGGCAACAACCTTGGTAAGCAGCTCGTTAAAGTTGCAGATCAAGAAAATTAA
- a CDS encoding DEAD/DEAH box helicase → MTETTPFISTLKPFIQNAWEKAGFAKPTPIQSNAIPLIVNGKDVLAESPTGTGKTLAYLLPVLEKIDAENSSPQAVILASSRELVMQIAEEVRIWTEGSGISGAAFIGGANAKRQLDRLKKRPQVIVGTPGRVYELIAQKKLKMHDVKTIVLDEGDQLIVAEHMGTIRNIIKTTLKDRQMLMFSATITPQTEELARELANEPEIVRIDKSEKMDSNVDHLYVVAERRDKFKILEKIARLEDIKALAFINDIAELKVIYEKLNFKGLEIGALHGESNKVDREKALRKLRSGKFPLLLATDVAARGLDIKGLTTVVHVDIPLSLEQYTHRSGRTGRAGADGTVISIVTEREERELKKLAKGLGVPLAKKVFYGGKLVDEA, encoded by the coding sequence ATGACAGAGACTACACCATTTATTTCAACATTAAAACCATTTATACAAAATGCTTGGGAAAAAGCCGGGTTTGCTAAGCCAACTCCGATTCAGAGCAACGCCATTCCTTTGATTGTGAATGGGAAAGACGTTCTGGCTGAATCACCAACAGGAACAGGGAAAACACTGGCCTACTTGTTGCCGGTTCTTGAAAAAATTGACGCTGAAAATTCATCGCCGCAGGCCGTTATCCTCGCTTCTTCACGCGAATTGGTTATGCAAATTGCAGAGGAAGTACGGATTTGGACTGAGGGAAGCGGCATCAGTGGTGCAGCTTTCATTGGTGGTGCGAATGCGAAGAGACAGCTTGATCGATTGAAAAAACGTCCGCAGGTAATTGTAGGAACGCCGGGCCGAGTATACGAACTAATCGCACAAAAGAAACTTAAGATGCATGATGTAAAAACGATTGTCCTTGATGAAGGGGACCAGCTGATTGTTGCTGAACATATGGGAACCATTCGTAACATTATTAAGACGACATTGAAAGACCGCCAAATGTTGATGTTCTCAGCAACAATAACGCCTCAGACTGAAGAACTTGCGCGTGAGCTTGCAAATGAACCAGAGATTGTCCGAATTGATAAAAGTGAAAAGATGGATTCTAACGTCGATCATTTATACGTCGTGGCCGAGCGACGTGACAAGTTTAAAATTCTTGAAAAAATTGCGAGACTTGAAGACATTAAAGCTCTTGCCTTTATAAATGATATCGCCGAGCTTAAGGTCATCTATGAAAAGCTTAACTTTAAAGGACTTGAAATTGGCGCTCTTCACGGTGAATCGAACAAAGTTGATCGTGAAAAAGCACTCCGTAAGCTGCGTTCAGGAAAGTTCCCGTTATTGCTGGCAACAGATGTAGCAGCTCGGGGGCTTGATATAAAAGGCTTGACTACAGTTGTACATGTGGATATTCCGCTTTCTTTGGAACAATATACACATCGTTCCGGCAGAACCGGCCGTGCAGGAGCGGATGGAACGGTCATCTCAATCGTAACTGAACGAGAAGAACGTGAACTGAAGAAGCTTGCAAAAGGACTAGGCGTTCCTCTTGCAAAAAAAGTCTTCTACGGCGGCAAACTCGTTGATGAAGCGTAA
- a CDS encoding PadR family transcriptional regulator, which translates to MNIQFKKGALELCVLILIAGRDRYGYELAQDISKKIEVAEGTLYPLLRRLTKEEFLETYHLQSFEGPPRKYYKLTTKGTEYMNQLIKEWKQFSLSVNQFIEEAERNEE; encoded by the coding sequence ATGAACATCCAGTTTAAAAAAGGCGCATTAGAACTCTGTGTGCTGATTTTGATAGCAGGAAGAGATCGGTATGGATATGAGTTGGCCCAGGATATTTCAAAGAAGATTGAAGTTGCTGAAGGAACGCTGTATCCGCTTCTCCGCAGACTTACAAAGGAGGAGTTTCTTGAAACCTATCATTTACAATCCTTTGAAGGTCCTCCGCGCAAATATTATAAGCTGACAACTAAGGGAACCGAATATATGAATCAGCTGATAAAAGAATGGAAACAGTTTTCTCTATCTGTAAACCAATTTATTGAGGAGGCAGAAAGGAATGAAGAATGA
- a CDS encoding tryptophan-rich sensory protein — protein sequence MRLLAFNIIGYIFVVLINFLANYLPINGKRTGEISDSLPVLFTPAGYVFSIWLLIYVLLGIWVLRQIPKSRRNEPVYKVSFPWFLLTCLFNGSWILVWHYELFTLSVIVMIALLLSLIILYTKIKSVEHTWMDIAPFSIYLGWISVATITNIAFVLTNIGWNGFGLSDPVWTIIMMFVAAILAITFRIKNHDWLYPLVFVWSFIGIASKNSDLGNGIPIFAYSLAALIFIVSIYPWKR from the coding sequence GTGAGATTATTAGCTTTTAATATCATTGGTTATATTTTTGTTGTCCTTATTAATTTCCTTGCCAACTACCTACCGATTAACGGGAAGAGAACTGGTGAAATATCAGATAGTTTACCCGTCTTATTTACACCGGCTGGATACGTCTTTTCGATTTGGCTATTAATTTATGTATTACTTGGTATTTGGGTGCTGCGGCAAATTCCTAAAAGCCGCCGAAATGAACCAGTATACAAAGTCTCATTCCCTTGGTTTTTATTAACCTGTTTGTTTAACGGTTCCTGGATTCTTGTATGGCATTATGAACTTTTTACTCTTTCCGTAATTGTCATGATTGCTCTATTACTCTCGCTGATTATTCTTTACACAAAAATCAAATCCGTTGAACATACATGGATGGATATTGCACCGTTCTCTATCTATCTTGGTTGGATTAGTGTCGCTACCATCACGAATATTGCCTTTGTATTAACTAATATTGGCTGGAATGGCTTTGGCTTATCTGATCCAGTCTGGACTATTATTATGATGTTTGTAGCTGCAATCCTTGCGATTACCTTTAGAATCAAGAACCATGATTGGCTATATCCTCTCGTCTTTGTTTGGTCCTTTATCGGTATTGCTAGTAAAAACAGTGACTTAGGTAATGGGATCCCTATCTTTGCCTACTCACTAGCAGCATTGATTTTTATCGTTAGCATATATCCTTGGAAAAGGTAA
- a CDS encoding ATP-binding protein, with product MNQARKIAAKVTVFYLVIGGFWIFFTDYFSMLLSKSNLQLYAIFQQYKGWLYIFITGVILYTVIFSLTSRLLSSRNEFKVKDEQYRSLFNHNPDAVAELDLKGNLVALNPIGVSILGVEPSDIYGKPALFMLQDEKENAKKSFYRTLSGESSMVETTIINHKAENRLLRCKLLPSVINGETKGVYVIARDITELRRDEELMIMSEKLSVIGHLAAAVAHEIRNPLTSLKGFIQLLIVSREINDVHLDIMLKEIERINIISSEMLALGTKQAVNFSNQDIRASIIDVLTLMKAQANFNEIKLDYRENVTDEVPVLIDNIQMKQVLINLIKNSLEAINESGTIIIDLNKSERDAIIIVSDDGTGMEPERLERIGEPFYSTKEKGTGIGLAVCQKIIHRHHGQISFQSKKNEGTTVTIRIPLADSSEQ from the coding sequence ATGAATCAGGCTCGTAAAATTGCTGCAAAGGTTACTGTTTTCTATTTAGTCATAGGTGGGTTTTGGATTTTTTTTACTGATTACTTTTCTATGCTTCTGTCAAAATCCAATCTTCAATTATATGCAATATTTCAACAATATAAAGGCTGGCTGTATATTTTTATTACAGGAGTCATTTTGTATACAGTTATTTTTTCATTAACATCTAGGCTTTTAAGTTCTCGTAATGAATTTAAGGTGAAGGACGAGCAATATCGCTCACTGTTTAATCATAATCCTGATGCGGTTGCAGAACTCGATTTGAAAGGAAATCTCGTGGCGCTTAATCCAATAGGTGTGAGTATACTGGGCGTCGAACCGTCTGATATTTATGGAAAGCCTGCCTTATTTATGCTGCAGGATGAAAAAGAAAATGCCAAAAAAAGTTTTTACCGTACTCTATCAGGCGAGTCTTCCATGGTTGAAACGACAATTATTAATCACAAAGCCGAGAATCGACTTTTGCGTTGTAAGCTATTGCCGAGTGTTATTAATGGAGAAACAAAAGGTGTCTATGTAATTGCCAGGGATATTACCGAGTTGCGTCGAGATGAAGAATTAATGATTATGTCTGAAAAACTATCAGTCATTGGTCACCTTGCAGCCGCAGTTGCTCATGAAATCAGGAATCCGCTGACTTCCTTAAAAGGATTTATTCAGCTGTTGATAGTTAGTCGAGAAATCAATGACGTTCATCTTGATATCATGCTTAAAGAGATTGAACGGATCAATATTATCTCTAGTGAGATGCTGGCGTTAGGAACAAAACAGGCAGTTAATTTTAGCAATCAGGACATTAGGGCATCAATCATTGATGTATTAACCTTAATGAAGGCTCAGGCTAACTTTAACGAAATTAAGTTGGATTACAGGGAAAACGTAACAGACGAAGTGCCAGTCCTGATCGATAATATTCAAATGAAGCAAGTCTTAATTAATTTAATAAAAAACAGCTTAGAAGCCATTAATGAATCTGGCACGATTATTATAGACTTAAATAAGTCTGAAAGAGATGCCATTATAATCGTAAGCGATGACGGGACTGGGATGGAGCCGGAGCGTTTAGAGCGAATCGGCGAACCTTTTTATTCAACGAAAGAAAAAGGAACCGGAATTGGTCTTGCTGTTTGTCAAAAAATTATCCATCGCCATCACGGGCAAATTAGCTTTCAAAGTAAAAAAAATGAAGGTACAACTGTAACCATTAGGATTCCGTTAGCTGATAGCAGCGAACAATGA
- a CDS encoding HAAS signaling domain-containing protein, translated as MKNEFLMELDRHLKRVPERDRQDMLADFKEHFQLGEADGRTYKELAEELGDPREIAKDLIADYSITKAEVDQSFSNIFRAVFSAISLSLLNLIFVAGPALALLCIYLSLGITSFSLIIVTIPLMIPGLYIGLEGFFVRLFSAMVTGSLGVLSGVFLYYLGKVLYTWTLRYIKFNVQIIRGGRT; from the coding sequence ATGAAGAATGAATTTTTAATGGAGTTAGACAGACATCTTAAGAGAGTACCAGAACGCGACCGACAGGATATGCTTGCTGATTTTAAAGAACATTTTCAGTTGGGTGAAGCAGATGGCAGGACATATAAGGAATTAGCGGAGGAATTGGGTGATCCACGAGAGATAGCAAAGGATTTAATTGCTGACTATTCGATAACAAAAGCGGAAGTGGATCAGTCGTTTAGCAACATTTTTCGGGCAGTGTTTTCTGCGATATCACTCAGCCTTTTGAATTTAATCTTTGTTGCTGGTCCAGCGTTAGCTTTATTGTGTATTTACCTTAGTTTAGGTATTACTTCATTCTCACTGATTATTGTAACCATTCCACTGATGATTCCTGGACTGTATATTGGACTTGAGGGTTTTTTTGTTAGACTGTTTTCAGCAATGGTTACTGGTAGTTTGGGAGTTCTTTCGGGGGTTTTCTTATATTATCTTGGCAAGGTGTTATATACCTGGACTCTGCGCTATATCAAATTTAACGTCCAGATTATTAGAGGGGGCAGAACGTAA